GCCCGAGAAAAGCCAAAACCTCTTCGAACGATTCAGCAGTGGCGTCGGCGATGCGATACTTCAATGCTTGCTCTGTAGTCAATGAAATCAGTTTACCTTCCTTGCGACCTTCAAGATCTGAAATATCCACTGAGTCGCCGTCGATGATAAGATGGCTGAAGTTCAACTCCTCATCCACCATTCCTCGCGCAATTTCCTTATTGCGGCCACGGCTTTCCGCTGTGGATGCCATCTCTTCACGCATGTAAGAGATAACCTTTTCACTGCCTTTCTTGCCGGACATATCCACGGCCGTAGCGGCGCCTATTGTCCCTCCTTCTGTCATGATGATCTTCTCGCAGGAGAGCGAAATCAGAGCGCCGGCTGAGATGGCCCGTCTATTGATGAACGCCACCGTCAGGACTTTCGAATCGAGTATGGCATCCTTGATCTGCGTGGCGCCGTCTACCCTGCCGCCGAAAGTGTCGATATCAAAGACGATCGCCTCTGCGCCGTCTCTCTCCGCTTCCTCGATGGAGCGCTCGATAAACGGCGGCAGTCCCAGATCAATGGTGCTTTGGATCGGAACGCGGTAAACGAGATCGCCACCGGAGAGAAAGTTAAGAGCAAGAACAACAAGCAGAGATAATCTGATGTTCATGGCAGGAGAAGTTTACCTTGAGACACGACAAAAGTCAACGCTTTCCCCTCTGGCATTGTTATTATTATTCTGAACGAAATGCCTTGATTTGTCATCTCAACATCGGATAAATTGAGATAGAAATCTTAACAACGTGCGAATCAAAGATAAAGTCACTTACCGGGCACTTGGCCTCCTTCACGTCTACCTGAAACGGTTATCGCGGCATGCCGTCTCAAAATTGGGAGCACGTACGGGATCATTTTTCTTCCACAATTTCCCCATTCGCAAAGATGTGGCGCTCAACAATCTGAGACTGGCCTTCCCGGAAAAGAATGAAGACTATTACGAACAGATAACCAGGCAAACCTACTGTCATTTCGGACAGATTTTCATGGATGTCCTGAGGGCTGACACAATCGATCCATCGCGAAACATCACCGTAGAAAACCGGCATATTCTGGACGAAGCGTGCAAGCAGGGAAAAGGAGTGATCCTTCTATCGGGACATTTCGGCAACTGGGAGATGATTGGGGTCTGGTTCGCTGCTGAAGGATTCGATCTCCACGCGGTGGTAAGGGGACAGAAGAATAGAGGTGCTAATCGTTATTTCATGGAGCTTCGTCGGCGGTGCGGAACTTTTCCACTCTATGCGAGTTCTCCGGCCAGCAAGATGCTAAGAAGCTTGAAGAACGGCGGAATCCTCGCCCTTGCCAGCGATCAGAACGCTAAGAAGAAAGGCGTATTCGTCAACTTCTTCGGCAAGCCTGCCGCAACACCGAAGGGCGCCGCAGTTCTTCATCTGAAAACGGGAGCCCCCATCGTTATCAGCATCTGCTCGCGCAACAGTGACGGAACTTACCACCTGCGGTTTGACTCGCTGCCGGCGGATGAGGAATACCGAAACCCCGTCACTTCTGTTATGCAGAATTTCACCTCTTTTCTGGAAGCGGTAGTCAGGCAGAATCCCGAACAGTATTTCTGGTTCCACAAGAGATGGAAAACGCGGCCGCCCAACTCATCATGAATAGCATGGCACGAACCTGCGACGTAACTTCTCCAGATTCCCTGTCCAAATCGGCAGACGTGATCCAAGGTGGGGGAGTTCTAGTTTACCCCACCGATACCCTCTACGGCTTCGGTGTTGACGCCAGAGATGACGATGCTCTCCAAAGACTTTCACACATCAAAGGGAAAGGAGGACCGTGGTCTGTGGCGGTGAGCGACCTTGAGATGCTGCAGCGCTATGCCACTCTCCGCGGAACGCAGAGAGACTTCGCCACTTCCCATTTGCCCGGTAAGGTAACTCTGATCCTGCCAAGCGTCCTCACCGATATCGCAACCCCAGTACTGGGCCCGGACCAGACCGTCGGCGTTCGCATTCCGGATCACCTCTTCGTAATAGAACTGGTGAGACGATTGGACTTCCCCATCACCTCCACCAGCGTCAACCGTACCGGAGAGGAACCGCTGAACGACCCCCATGCCATCGCCGAACTGTTCGGAGCGGAGGTAGACCTCATCATCGACGCGGGAATTCTCCCGCCGTCAGCGGGTTCCCGTATCTACGATTTGACGGGAGAGACGATCGAAACCGTTCGAGATTCCGACGATGCTTAAGCAATTACTGCCGTTCATACTTACAGGCCTCGTGAGCGCGCAAGAGGGTCTTCCTTTCCAAGTGGGTGAGATCCTCAACTACGACGCCAGCATCAATTTTCTCAAGGCCGGCGCCGCCGCGCTGGAGGTCTCTTCTCAGGAGTCGTTACAGGATGCGCAGGTATTCCACATTATCTTCTCCCTCACCAGCAACCGGTTCTTGGATCGGCTTTACAGAGTGAGGGATGAAGTGGATACATGGATTGATGTTGACGGACTGTTCACAAGGAAATACCGGAAGAAGCTGAGGGAAAAGAACTATAGTAAGGACTTCATGGCGCAGATGGACTATGAGGATTCGGTCGTTGTCTCGGGAGAGAAGTCCTTCCCCCTCACTCAAGAGCTGAGAGATCCCTACTCACTCTTTTACTATCTGCGAACGCTTCCGCTCCAGGTTGGCGATCTGCTGTCATTCACCACGTTCGATAACAACAGATTTACCGATTTTCAGGTAACTGTGCACCGCACCGAATCGGTCCGTGTTCCGGCGGGAAGATTCGATTGCATCGTCATTGAGCCGTTCAGAGAGGGGAGAGCCCTGCTGAAGCATCAGGGTGATATGACTATCTGGCTGTCAAATGATGAGAAGAGGCTGCCGGTGAAGGTGGTTTCCAAGGCGAAGTTTGGCTCGGTGACCATGCGGCTCAGGAGTGTGGGAAAGTAATCTTTTGATATCCCTATAAACCACTGCCAGCCTCAGAAGACGAAACGTCAACGGAGGTTTTCCCTCCAACAGATAACTTAAACTCTACCCAGTACAGTCTCCCCGTCCGAACGGCGTGGCCGGGCGGGCGGGACCCGACCGTATCGACAACAGTCACTTCTTGCTATTGAGTAAACAGCCGCGTGATATCGTTATAGATCACCACTAGGATCAAAAGCAGTAACATCGCCATCCCCGCCTGCTGGATGATCATCCTTGCTTTCACAGAGATCTTCCGCCGCGCAATCCCTTCGATGAGGAGCAAAAGGATGTGTCCACCATCCAGTCCGGGCACGGGCAAGATATTGATGAACGCAAGGTTGACGCTGATGATGGCCGTGAAGGAGAGCAGCGCCACGATCCCCGCCTGCGCTGACTGACCAGCTAACTGGGCAATGAGTATGGGGCCGCCGATGTCTTTCATGGACGCTTCTCCTGTCACAATCATCTTAAGCGACTTGACGATGACGGCGAACCAGAAACCAGTTCTCACAGCACCGCTCGATAACGATTCTACTACACCCGCTTGCCTTATCTCATAACCACCGCTGATGCCGATCATTCCCACTTTCTCTACCTTATCGCCTGCGGCAATCTGGCTCTCGCGCGTGGTCACGCTTGCCGAAAGGACCTCTCCATCCCTCTCCCAGCGCAGAGAAATCTCCTCCATCGGCTTGCCGTGAATAATGTCTGACAACTCACGCCACGTTTCAATAGATTCACCATCGATCGAAATAATCCGGTCGCCCGCTATGAGACCTATCTCCTGCGCCGGAAACGACGGCTGAACTTCCATCACTACGGGCTCATCGGTCACCTCAGCAACTCCCGTTGTGTAGGTGATACCGGCAAAGAGAAATACAGCCAGTAAGATATTCATGATAACGCCGGCACTCATGAACCACCCCTGCTCCAGTCTGTTCTTCGAATTCAATTCGTCAGGTGCACCGGTGAGAGTTTCATCGAGGCCTTCATCAATCACACCTGCCACACGGAGATATCCTCCCAGCGGAA
The Candidatus Neomarinimicrobiota bacterium genome window above contains:
- a CDS encoding DUF3108 domain-containing protein; translated protein: MLKQLLPFILTGLVSAQEGLPFQVGEILNYDASINFLKAGAAALEVSSQESLQDAQVFHIIFSLTSNRFLDRLYRVRDEVDTWIDVDGLFTRKYRKKLREKNYSKDFMAQMDYEDSVVVSGEKSFPLTQELRDPYSLFYYLRTLPLQVGDLLSFTTFDNNRFTDFQVTVHRTESVRVPAGRFDCIVIEPFREGRALLKHQGDMTIWLSNDEKRLPVKVVSKAKFGSVTMRLRSVGK
- a CDS encoding lysophospholipid acyltransferase family protein — encoded protein: MRIKDKVTYRALGLLHVYLKRLSRHAVSKLGARTGSFFFHNFPIRKDVALNNLRLAFPEKNEDYYEQITRQTYCHFGQIFMDVLRADTIDPSRNITVENRHILDEACKQGKGVILLSGHFGNWEMIGVWFAAEGFDLHAVVRGQKNRGANRYFMELRRRCGTFPLYASSPASKMLRSLKNGGILALASDQNAKKKGVFVNFFGKPAATPKGAAVLHLKTGAPIVISICSRNSDGTYHLRFDSLPADEEYRNPVTSVMQNFTSFLEAVVRQNPEQYFWFHKRWKTRPPNSS
- the rseP gene encoding RIP metalloprotease RseP; amino-acid sequence: MTTILAVIFVLGLLILVHELGHFMAARSVGVSVIRFSLGFPPRILSFTPTGQGWLFRLYFFKKGENGKPAWGPVYEKVITSAVSKPTETEYCMAIVPLGGYLRVAGVIDEGLDETLTGAPDELNSKNRLEQGWFMSAGVIMNILLAVFLFAGITYTTGVAEVTDEPVVMEVQPSFPAQEIGLIAGDRIISIDGESIETWRELSDIIHGKPMEEISLRWERDGEVLSASVTTRESQIAAGDKVEKVGMIGISGGYEIRQAGVVESLSSGAVRTGFWFAVIVKSLKMIVTGEASMKDIGGPILIAQLAGQSAQAGIVALLSFTAIISVNLAFINILPVPGLDGGHILLLLIEGIARRKISVKARMIIQQAGMAMLLLLILVVIYNDITRLFTQ
- a CDS encoding L-threonylcarbamoyladenylate synthase, which encodes MARTCDVTSPDSLSKSADVIQGGGVLVYPTDTLYGFGVDARDDDALQRLSHIKGKGGPWSVAVSDLEMLQRYATLRGTQRDFATSHLPGKVTLILPSVLTDIATPVLGPDQTVGVRIPDHLFVIELVRRLDFPITSTSVNRTGEEPLNDPHAIAELFGAEVDLIIDAGILPPSAGSRIYDLTGETIETVRDSDDA